aatataaaaaaatattataaatccattttaaaattacaaaattaattataatcatacaattattataaaattaattaatttaatttactaattttaatataatataaataatatttatctattgtttttttttatttcactttgcaattaaaaaaaactattatcaatttatataaaaaaatgagtttaaaaaagcaaatttgttattaatttattaaataattatttacaaaataaataattttgttttgttttaatttttaaatgaattatattatataaattttaagattaaaaatattaatattttaaattaatatttcatatgtTTTGATAGCTCTTATAACCTATTATACTTCATCACACCAATTTGAAGAAGACCATTGGCTACCCTCTCATAGCTAGCCCATAGGTATAGGAGAATCTTACCTATTGCATGTGTTGTCATTTTCACCCATTTAATACTTCAATTTACTCCACCAATTTGACCGTTATACTCCACCAATTCCATTTGAAACTCAAACTTTAACCACTTATCCTACACACTACACTCATCCTACCTTTTTCCAACTTCTCATACACTATAAGTGGTTAACATTTGAGTTTCAAACAGTCAAATTGGCGGAGTATTAAATGGGTGGAAATGACAACACATGCAATAGGTAAGATTCTCCTATACCTATGGGCTAGCTATGAAAGGGTAGCCAACGGTCTTCTTCAAATTGGTGTGATAAAGTATAATAGGTTATAAGAGCTATGAAAACAcatgaaatattaatttaaaatattaatatttttaatcttaaaatttatataatataattcatttaaaaattaaaacaaaacaaaattatttatcttaaaacaatagataaatattatttatcttatattaaattagtaaattaaattaattaattttataatatatatttataataatggtatgagtataattaattttgtaattttaaaatggatttataatatttttttatattaaattgtattatttgttttttataatatagagataattaaagatattaaaatatattaaattgaaatttgggaagagacgatttccatttgggaattttttttttaagagacgatttccaaaaaaaattaattaatttttttttaaatcgtattttgaaaagacaattttgtgaatttttttgttgGGTGGAAATTGTCTTTTCAAAATACGATTTTTGAgggattaaattttttttttacttgttttgatggaaatcgtcttttcaaaagacgatttccaaGTTTGACAAACTCTGCTCTCCTACCTGGCAAAAATTGTCGTAAATTTGGAATTACTTTTCCTATTAcggtaatttaagaataatttttttaaattaccgtacTCTTGTCAAAAGTCCCGGGGAGAACACTAACAACAATATCTTAtcatttgtttttccttcttttttgtttttgtttttattttattttattttatttttttttaattttgtaaaatcagATAATTGGAagtagtttctttttctttttacattttttggaGAGGAGAGAGGGGAAGGGATCAGAAATTCTGCCctttcttttgtgtattttggGATTTTGGCACTTAGCAGTAGgcttaaaatgtttttctctCATTGTGTGAAAATCCCCAGATGTAGATATATTGATGGATGTATTAATGTCAATggataaaaatatagaataaagaaGTGCAGAAAGtgatgtaaaagaaaaaatgatggaaactGTACGGAATGTTAAAAAAAGAGAGCTTCTATGGACATAGAAAGACCTATTATATTTCAAAAGGAAACTTATTCATGGTTGAAGAGTGTTGTATATGGTTACTGAAAATAATTCCCAGTGAGTTTGTATTGAGATTCACATTGGTTTGAATGTAGTAAGATCCTTTCTATTAAGATCTTtctataaatgaaattatgaattaggtttttttttttgataagcaaatgaTATATAAAACACGACAAAAAGCCTCAAGGCatataggaagtatacaaagcaaccaatcctcaaacaaaaaacaacacgaACCAAACCCTATTTGGAGGCTAACCATTCCAAGAAACCTATTAGGGATTTCGACTCCATATCAATGTAcactttagcccaaccccaaataATGTATACAAGCGACGTTTTTAATTTCTGAGAAGCCAACACCCCCCCTTTAAAAGTTAGTCtgttcctctccttccatataGTCCAGAGAATGAATAACGGGATGGACTTccacactttttttctttttctccccacaaaagagcctcTCCAGCTACTAAGgacctcctttacagaatttggaaagacccactgtACACCACACAATGCAAGAATGATGTTCCACAACCCTTTTGCCACTATACaatgtattaatatatgattGATCGTTTCCTCTTCGcacccacacaaaaaacaccgaTTAGGTAAATGCCACCCTCTTCTCTGCAGCCTATCCAAAGTGAGGAccttcccccaagtagcttcccaagcaaaaaaggcaATTTTGGTTGGGACTTTGTCCACCCAAACATTGCTATGAGGGAAATCCAGCCCTTGAGAATTTACCAACACATTATACGCTTTCTTGACTTTAAACAACCCGTCCTCACCCTTCTTCCAAAAAACCGAATCGTCTTCCACATTTACACTATAATCCCTCAACTCAACTAAGAGATTGCCCACCAAacccaactcccaatcattcaaaTCCCTTAACAGCCTTAAATTCCACCCTCCTTGACCCACATTCTGATCCCAACATTCCTCCACCGTGACATTCCTATGGGCAGCCATGGAGAAGAGGTTCGGAAAGCCTTGGGACAGCACATTGTTACCGCACCAAAGGTCAGTCCAAAACCTTATTCTATTGCCTTTTCCCACCTTGAACCCCATATTTTCCCAGCACCAAGTGGACTCCTtcagaatctccttccaaactccaACACCGAACGCCCCATTTGCCTTCCTTGTCCTCCACCCAAGCTCCTCTTTCCCATACTTAGCCTCAAGcacttttttccaaagctcCTCCTTAGCACAcgcaaatctccaaatccatttgcctaGGAGAGCTTTGTTCAATAGAGTAATTTTCCTTAGCCCCAACCCTCCCTTATCTTTATCCGCGCACACCACCTCCCATCTAACAAGATGAACCTTACTCCCCCCATTGGCTCCGCCTCACAAAAAATCTTTTTGAAGCTTTTCAATCCTTCTTGCCACTGATTTAGGCATACGGAAAACCGACATTTGATACACGGGGACGCTGGACAGTGTACTCTTTATAAGAGTAATTCTCCCACCTTTGGATAGATATTGACGTTTCCAAAGGGCGAGCCTTCTCCTCATtctctcctccaccccatcccaagcAGAGGAAGCCCTATTTGGTGccccaaggggcagccccaagtaAACAGTAGGCAGCTGCCCCACCCTGCACCCAATTTCAGCCGCCATTTCCATCACCCCTTCCACCCCCCCTACCGGAATTACCTTACTTTTGTCCAAGTTAATCTTTAACCCTGAGGCTGGTTCAAACCAAAATAGGATCCAGCCCAAATACAAAAGAGCCTCTTTCTTAGCTTCGCAAAAAACAATTGTGTCGTCCGCGAATAGAAGATGAGTAATTTTAACAGCCTGCTCTCTACCTCTCCATATCCTGCAGCCCTGGATGAATCCCCCTTCAGCAGCCCTAGTGATGAGCACACTTAGGACTTCCATGCCCATGATAAATAAGTAGGGGGAAAGGGGGTCCCCTTGCCTTAACCCTTTTGTGCTTGAGAAAAAACCAGCTGGGACCCCGTTCACCAGCACTGAGTATTTGACAGTGGAGATGCAATTCCACATCCATCCtatccattttgacccaaaacccatcttttgcATGACCTTTAGCAAGAATTGCCAATTGATGCTATCATacgccttctcaatgtccaatttacaAACTATACCTTTCTCTCCCCTCTTTTGCCAAGAatctatcacctcatttgcgattatgaattaggttttttggaATGGCTTGCCATTCCTTAAGGGTTGGTGAGTGTgttgttcttttgtttttgcttaGGCTGCTATGTATACTTCCtatatgctttgtggctttttgcctcttAATATATTTGCGCTcacttatctaaaaaaaaataaatgaaattatgaattattttccaaattgcaGCAGTTTGATGTTGTCATGGTTTAGAAGCAAAGAATTGGTTATAGACAGTGATACTTTAGTATCTTTGGAATTTTTGATATCTCAATCTCAGTTGAATAAACCATTTATATTGTGAGCAAATTATTACATGTGGCATTGAATCTTGGAATTTTTTGCCATTCCAAAGTTATTGCAAGACACATGTAAAATAATAGAAAGAAGTCACTAAATGTTCAGAGCACTAATGTATCTTCTGAGCATCCTGTTCCAACATTTCTTGATTGTAAAAGTTTTGTGTATTAAACTAATGTTTGTCCCCAGTGTTTAGCATCCCTTCATTTTGTGTGTATGATTTCATATACAATGTTTTAAAAGACTATTAACGCTTATGTCTTGAGGCTCACCTCTAGGTGAGGGTATAGCCTCAGTTAGGGTATTGAGGCTTAAGTCTCATCTTGTCAAGGCTGAGCCTAGAGGCTGTTGAGGCATAAGTCTGAAACATTCAAAAgctttttgatatatattttataaaaggcTCAAAGCCTTAATATTCAATGAGTTTTGGTGGGGGTCTTTTGATAcaaattttataagttttgcATTGGTTTCAATCTACAATTAGACCTTGTACTGGGACCTCCTCAATACCTACAGTTTAGATGAGATTAGAGTCAGTTTAGAAAAACCCGTAGCTGTTGGTTCGATAGAAACTGGAGCTGTCAACTTATGGCACTTCAAAGTGGAATCTgcatctttttctctttgtttacAGAGGGATTAGTGGAGTGTGCTTCGGTCTTGGTCTAGAGTGCTTCCTTCTGCGCCTTGGTTAGCCTCAGTTGAATTTCAATTAATCTTTTAAATAGAAGGGAAAAGGAAgattgagaaaaagaaattggGGAATTTTTGGCCACTATAGCGGCCAAGCTTGTATATaatcattatcttattattaataaataatgaaaaataccACTACAATTGATGGATGAAGCAGAATGAGTGGACATTAACACTAATGATGAGGATAATACAACAATTTGATATGATTATAGATCCTTGGAGGATACCACAATTGTAGTGATGGTAATGCTGAAGATTATTTAATGAAAGCTATGGGAGAGTTGGATtttagaagagaagaaaaaaggaacTAAATCAGATATTATCAACAATGGAAAAcaattaattttgttattatgaattttatgggtttcttattacttaattttcatgtgattttattagtttttttttctcattatgtttagaattatttatttatttaaatcgAGCCTCATGCCATTCTATCTCAAGACTTACACCTTGCCTCATGTAGCAAAAACACCTTAAGACTACTTTTAGCTTTTTAAAACACTGCTCATATACATGTGTAATGCTTGAGCTACTAGATTGTGCACCTCCTTGCTTTTTTGTATTTCCATAGTATCTGTTGTATGTGATTATATTTAGTCAGTATACACATGTTGGATCATCAAAGTGCCATCATGTATATGATTCTCATATCCATGCATTTCTAGTTCTATCATCTTGCCTCCTCGTATTGTGTGTTGCCATAGTATCTGTTTAATTCAATAATAAGCATAGACTATGCACAGATTGGGTCATCAAATATCACACCATTAACTGAAGGAGTGTGGATTTGATGAGTTGACTCTTCTATGTATattcgatttttaaaaaatgcattATTAGGATCTATTTTTGCATGGGAAGAGTAGTTGGAATTTGAAACAAATGCATTCATAGGAAGTTAGTGGTAGCACAAGTAGAGGGCATTGTCCTGGAAAATCTTCTTCAATGGTTTGTCATGTGCAATGAAGCCATTTACCCATAGGAGAGGTAATTTTAAATCCAAGGTGCTATTAAGACAATGGAAAGGTTGACAAGCATTAGTCGTGCGAGAAAAACAAAATGCATTATATCTGGTCCTAGATAGAGCGTACTGATGAAAATGGATTTGTCTAGTTGGCTCCAGATAGTTGGGCTTTTTTTGGTTATGTTGAGTTGCATTGCATTAGTAAGATCTGTAGAGCATTACAGTTTATCAGCTACCAGGTAGGTAAACAATAAATGATGAGAGAATTAAGAAACAAATAGTTGGTAATGAGATTTGGAGGAACTGAGCTATTGTAATTTGGAAAGCAAAATTTTTTTGTTCCTCTGAATCAAGCTAAGTGGCATATGCTGACAATGGAAAGGTTGACAAGCATTAGTCATGCGAGAAAAACAAAGTGCATTATATCTGGTCCTAGATAGAGCGTACTGATGAAAATGGATTTGTCTAGTTGGCTCCAGATAGTTGGGCTTTTTTTGGTTATGTTGAGTTGCATTGCATTAGTAAGATCTGTAGAGCATTATAGTTTATCAGCTACCAGGTGggtaaacaaaaaatgatgagagAATTAAGAAACAAATCGTTGGTAATGAGATTTGGAGGAACTGAGCTATTGTAATTTGGACAGCAAAATTTTTTTGTTCCTCCGAATCAAGCTAAGTGGCATATGCTGAGTTTATTTGAGAAAAATTGCTGACTTGGGGTGCTTTGCTGGAGTGCCTTGTTTTAATATATTGCTTTTTAcccatcaaaagaaaatttgagaaaaattgcTGACAAGTTGGGCTCATCTTCAGCATTTCATGCCTAATGAGGAGGTTGAGCTTGAGCTTCATATCATACCATATGCCTCAGCCAAACCACTCTGCTTGGCTTCACAAATTTACTTCATGCCATTATAGTTGACACCAATTCAGAAAAGTATTCTAATTGGCTAGCTAAGCTTTAACTGCCTTCATGAGCGATGCTGACTTGTTCCCTTCGTTGTTGTTTGGTAACAGGTACTTATATTGATAAGAAATGCCCCTTCACTGGCACTGTTTCTATTAGGGGCCGCATCTTAGCTGGCACTTGCCATAGTGCCAAGATGATGAGGACCATAATTGTTCGAAGGAACTACCTTCACTATGTGAAGAAATACCAAAGGCATGTTCCTCCAGTTATAGTTGTGAATGGGTATTTTTACTTTCCCCAGAATTTGCTTTTCAAGTAGTTgaccattttttcttctttgctgCATTCAGATATGAGAAGAGGCACTCAAACATTCCTGCTCACACATCGCCATGCTTCCGTGTGAAGGAAGGAGATCATGTTATTATTGGCCAGTGCAGGTAAATCTTCAATTGAAACTACCTCCAGTTTGTCCTTCCAATAAAAAGTTGATTTAGAGGGTGGTGAACTCTGTGTTTGTTACTGAACATAATGTTGTTTCTTTCTATATTTTCCTTATTCAGGCCACTATCAAAGACAGTAAGGTTCAACGTTTTGAAAGTGATTCCTGCTGGATCTTCTGGTGGAGGTGGGAAGAAGGCTTTTACTGCAATGTGAAGTTTGGCTTCTAGTTGTCAGTGTCAAGGGTAAACATCATGGAGCTTGAGAGGGTTGGTTATATGAGAGTAGACCTTTGCAATCTTGAACAGCTTCaagattgaaatattttgatggattctttttcttttttccttaaattaaaTGTTGGAGTTTTTGAAGATGCCCAATGGCATATGGATTACAAATAGGATGAAGATCTATGATTTTTTGGATTCCACAGAATTAGTTGCCTCATTTGTCAAGTGGCTCTTGGATGAATGTGATTCCAATTCTTGGAAATGCATGAATGTTGGCACCTGGTTCTCACGGTGTCCTTCAATGGCTGAGGACAGCTATGAACAACAGACTACCCAGGGTTGCTAATCTTGTCCATTTGCAGCTGGAAACAGGGCAGGAAGTCCTTTGTTTTCCACCAGCAATGAATGGTTAGCCCATTTTCAGATGTACTTTTGATGTGGAGGAGACAACGAGACATTGTTTGGACTTTATCACAGCTTGCACTGCATGCACATGCTCATGTTTGTGCACATGGAATTCTGCTGGTATTGTGTTCGtgtagaaaataattttgacctAGTCACCAGCTGCACCATAACCCTTCTAACCCCATACTTCTCTGATTCTCAAAACACTTGCTTATCATACCTTCAATTTCATCAGAATTTGATGGGAGTTAAATCACTTGAAATTATTTCCGTTACTGATACGCAATTATTTTGGCCCACTGTGAATGGTATGGAATGCACTCATCTCCATGTGAATACTGATTGGGAGGTCTAGGTCTAGGTCTAGGTGTAGCTAGTTTGTGATAAGGTTAGAActtggaatttgaaaatatgccGATGAGACAAGCAAGTCCGACAGGTTAAGAGAAGGTTCCTCCAATTTAATAGCCATACGTAGgtaaaatatacataccttTACCAAAACGCACCACTACATTGGATGTTTCCCACCCTTTTGATTCTCCCCTTTTGACTCATGGTTCAGCACTTTATGATGAATACGCAAATTCCTATTGTTGCCACATTTTTTTACTGTGGCATGGTGTGGAAAATGTGTGGCTCTCGCACCACTTTTCGTGTTGTTGACTCAAGATTGAGAGGTTATTATTACTTGTTTGGCCAGCTCATTTCCAGAAATAAACATTCACGAATCGTGTTCACACCCTGTTCTGGGCCTTCTAGCGCTCCAAAAACAGGTCTTGTCTCCACATTTGATGACTCTCCTGCAGCAGCAGAAATAGTTGACTCTGGCCACCATCTTccatcaaaattcatttattatgAGACAGAGGGTGATTGATGGCCATTGATTCTATCTTAATCTAATGCATTGTCATTTATCATGGTCGCGATCTGGCTGGATAGTGGATACTAATAGCCAACCATGAAATCATTTTGGTCAGACACTATCCTTTTGTTATTGGGTATCTTCAGCTTTTGGTGAGGTTTGGTTGCGAATTTGCTTAGACCAAGCCACTTTTGGCATCTCGCCTTCATTTTCTCACGCCCCAGAAGAAAATGTTTTCTTATTAAAACAGTTATAATCAATAGGGTCCACACAATTGGAATTTCCTTTGGTAAAAGAAGGCCATGATTTGGttagaagaaagaaagcaaaaattGTTTCCCCACCCTTCATTTTCTTAATGGGGCTGTTGGGGATATATGTGGAGAGACAATGTCCAAGAATCAATGGTTAAAACCTAAACAGAGCAAAAGCATTGAGTGCATTTATGCCAAAAGGCAACTGTCTTCTTCACCATTACCTGTAGTGACTTGTGACTTTGATCGGATAGTATTATGCCACGTCATACTCCACCACGTTGGTCTTTCCTATACCACGTGTCACTTTAGTCCTACCAAATTGAGGAAATAAAAAGATTCCTTTTGATTTGCcaccaaataaataacaaaataatacaaaattgaGAAAAGTATTCCCATTCGTAGGGTTGGTCCCTCGTATTCTAATGACCCCAAGACAAAGTTGGAATCTTAACAGCAATTTAGGTTTTCCACTATTCAATTAATTTCACGTGCCATGGTTGCTAACTCGTAACTCGGTTACTCGACTCAACTCAAAATCTGAACAACCAGGTtcaattattcttaatttttacaaaattatttttaaaatatactttaaTGCTACCTCTATTAGTATGGACTTCTAAAGTATACTCACTCTCatatactttaatttatttctaatttgtaTGGTATTTTATGAGTTAACCCATTGGATTCACCTTGAAGAGGGGGTTGAGGTAACTCGGCCGGGTTTCTATCAGGCAGTCCAAATTTTGGAAGATGGGCAGAAGACAAAGTGAAGAACaataatataagaaaaaggtggtggtggtggtttgTGAGGGCTGAGGGGGAGTTGCAGAAAGCCATCAAAGTAAAACTTGAGCTAAGAAAGTGGGGAGGGAGAGAtattttgagagagagagagagagagagagaagattaTGGGACGAGTAGCTTTTTTGTAGAAAGCAAAAAAGAGAAATCTAAGGTCACCGTCTTCCACGGCATTGCTCATTGGCCCACTCTCCTCCACCCCACGTCTTTTCATTCACACTAGCACCGTGATTGCCCCCAAGACCTCATTTTCAAAGGCCTGCTCACATAATTATCCCTAAAAATATAGTAACATCCACTGATTGGACTTCCAGATATTCTTCTccaacatttttaaaaacacatcGCCCTCTTTATCTTTGTTTGTTGCAAATTGCAATTGCATTAATTTAATCAGTTTTCAGGGTGATGACATCCCCCAAACAACACCTCATTATCactttggaaaataaaaaatcaaaaaataaaaatgcccaAAGATACCAAACCCCTCAACTTGCATAAATAATGGAAGGGAAGGGAAGGGAAGGGAAGAAGGGATGGGAATCCAAGCCTCTGAACCTTTAAAGGGTTTCTTTATTCCACAACAAATCTGCAAATTTACATGCTGTAGATgggtaaaaagtaaaaacacaaGGGCATTGGGGCACTGATTTAATTGGTTTTTCAGATGTCCATTACATCCTATAATTGTAAAGCAATCATTGAAACTTCTTAATCTCTGTTTGGAATTTTCTCATCAGCTCACCTACCTTTCTCAGATATTATTAGATAAGGCTATATATGGTTGTACTTGTACCTTCTTCCccatgaatttaaaatcaattcaaaGCATTAGATTGAAGGGGCAAATTTTATTTGTACTTAGCTTTCCTCTTCGTatttgctttttctttcaaGACAAATAATCATTGCTTCAAACTCAGACTGAAGTCTCAATACAATCATATTGATTGGATTTGTACCACGGTTTGATTACAGGACTTCACTCCAAAATTTTGGTaaattcaaaaggaaaatcaagggaaatttgaaatttctccTTGGATTTCTTCAAATATCAATTCAATTATACTTAGATCTAAAAAGATTATCACAGATCCCAacccacaaaaataaaatcaaataaattaataccatgaatttttattttttattttttttaaaaaaacatagtGGGTAATGATGTCATTCAAATATGCAGCCGGATATGACTaagatttcaaaataataatataaataaataaataaaagaaaaaaaaaaagtgtcacCAAACTTATTTTCAGCCACGCTTTCGTAGAAAAAAAATCTGGAATTAACGGCTCTCTTTCTCTGTAAAACACTCTGTAGATTTCCATTTGTGAGGAGCTATAAAAGAGAGCCACCATTTGTCTGTCCAAGAAAGATTTCCAACATATTCTGAGAATCTTCCTCCCACAATCCCATTATTTTTTCAGAGTCTCTCTGCTTCTTCTCATAACTTGAGCGATTCACCATGTGTGTCAAGGACTCTGAACAGGTCTCTGAAGAAATGGAGAATTCTAGTCTAAGTGATCATGATGCCACCAAGTTGGGTAATTCATTTCCGGTGAGagttttattcatttgtttgttcgaatttttggagtttttcgTTCTTGAAGACCCCTTTGGTGGGAGTATGCTTGTGagtgtttgttttctttccgGGAGAAAAGGTTGATGTgggtttttttgtgttttttgttatgtttgggtGCTCGGAAAAGAATGGAAAAGAGAAAGGAATTAAAATTCGAATATTGAAGCAAGCGAGCATaggattatttttatttcactttgttgtTTTGCTTCTGTGGAAGACACATTTGGTTGGAATTGGTTTCTGGATGTCTGTTTTTTCTATGCGAATGATGATCGATAAGgtttttgttttatgctttccaAGAAAGAGTAGGAAATGCAACTGGAATTGGGTTTAGCTTGTTCATAAAACCGGTTCCAATTTTcgattttctcttcttttcatcTGTTTTTCGGCGACGAAACCGAGGTTAACTTTCCtgtgcttatatatatatttttcccttCCGTTTAGaattcccttcttttcttttc
Above is a window of Vitis vinifera cultivar Pinot Noir 40024 chromosome 11, ASM3070453v1 DNA encoding:
- the LOC100265421 gene encoding small ribosomal subunit protein uS17, translating into MAEQTEKAFLKQPKVFLCSKKSAKGKRPGKGGNRFWKSIGLGFKTPRDAIEGTYIDKKCPFTGTVSIRGRILAGTCHSAKMMRTIIVRRNYLHYVKKYQRYEKRHSNIPAHTSPCFRVKEGDHVIIGQCRPLSKTVRFNVLKVIPAGSSGGGGKKAFTAM